From the Lathyrus oleraceus cultivar Zhongwan6 chromosome 4, CAAS_Psat_ZW6_1.0, whole genome shotgun sequence genome, one window contains:
- the LOC127074161 gene encoding uncharacterized protein LOC127074161 codes for MEEPLAELERVQTHLLQRISKLEQHSHLPTDSPLTKDPENLSDTDTDTVSRLSSILRTNSVNDFSFKRVASDYYDWPLEARRNTLSAASVHHLCKSIVLVNTQAPSDVVDCSDRNNSKYYVVVVQYSARFNAEAVRNFLYSLNNGTIAKKKFNLRLAPEEISAKLTGYGHNAVTCIGMKTDIPVILDEAIVKLTPDFFWLGGGEVDLKLGIRTSELIRFINPFIISCSSN; via the exons ATGGAAGAACCCCTCGCTGAATTGGAACGAGTCCAAACCCACCTCCTCCAACGCATATCAAAACTAGAACAACATTCTCATCTTCCCACAGATTCCCCTCTCACCAAAGACCCTGAAAACCTTTCCGACACCGACACAGACACAGTCTCTCGTCTCTCTTCCATTTTACGCACCAACTCCGTTAACGACTTCTCCTTCAAGAGAGTCGCTTCCGATTACTACGACTGGCCTCTCGAAGCCCGCCGCAACACTCTTAGCGCCGCATCGGTTCACCATCTTTGTAAAAGCATCGTTTTAGTTAACACGCAAGCTCCTTCCGATGTCGTTGATTGTTCTGATCGAAATAACTCTAAGTACTATGTTGTCGTTGTTCAG TATAGTGCTCGGTTCAATGCTGAAGCTGTGAGAAACTTTTTATACTCTCTCAACAATGGAACTATTGCCAAAAAGAAATTCAACT TGAGGCTAGCCCCTGAGGAGATATCAGCGAAGTTAACCGGATATGGACACAATGCAGTGACTTGTATTGGCATGAAAACAGACATTCCG GTGATTTTGGATGAAGCAATTGTTAAACTAACCCCAGATTTCTTTTGGTTGGGTGGTGGTGAGGTTGATCTGAAGCTAGGGATCCGGACATCCGAATTAATCAGATTTATCAATCCATTCATCATCAGTTGTAGCAGTAATTGA
- the LOC127074162 gene encoding autophagy-related protein 8f, whose protein sequence is MAKSYFKQEHDLEKRSAEAARIREKYPDRIPVIVEKAERSDIPSIDKKKYLVPADLTVGQFVYVIRKRIKLSAEKAIFIFVDNVLPPTGAIMSAIYDEKKDEDGFLYVTYSGENTFGDLIYQ, encoded by the exons ATGGCAAAAAGTTATTTCAAACAAGAGCATGATCTTG AGAAGAGAAGTGCTGAGGCTGCTAGGATTAGGGAGAAATACCCAGACCGAATTCCG GTGATTGTGGAGAAGGCAGAAAGAAGTGATATTCCAAGTATTGACAAGAAGAA GTACCTTGTCCCTGCTGATCTCACAGTTGGACAGTTTGTCTATGTTATCCGTAAAAGAATTAAACTAAGTGCAGAAAAGGCAATCTTTATTTTTGTGGACAATGTCCTTCCACCTACAG GAGCAATAATGTCAGCCATATATGATGAGAAGAAGGATGAAGATGGGTTTCTTTATGTTACTTACAGTGGGGAGAACACCTTTGGGGATCTGATTTACCAGTAG